TATACAGTGTACGATAAAATGAATTAGTTTGCCTCTGGCCTCACTTCCCTTGGAGAATAGATTTAGGGGCTCTTGATTTTGTGCTGGTGTTGCTGAAATTGACATACAGAATACTGTAGAGTAAAAGCTTAGGAGCGAGATAATTTTACTCGTAGAAACTGTTTTTTGTCATTAGCTTTCCACGGAGCTCTCCTCTTGAAGAAGTTCTCCAGGATGACTATAAATTTTTTGAAATTCTTTTAATGTGATAGGACCTTGGCAAAGATGTATTCTATTTGGGAGAATAGGGAAAAGTTTTGCATAAGCTCTAACTCCTGAAGGACTGGTTAGAATTACTCGATTACATTGATCAAATATTTTTGATTTTAACCGGAGTTCTTGAATCCTGTAGTGAGGATAAGCAAAAAAATACCTACTTTCTTTTTTTAAAAAATCTTTGATAACAGATCGAGATAGAGCGGAGTGAGGGTAGAGAATACGGGCATCCTCGGGTAACGAGGAAATCATAGGGAGGACTCCCTCTCCTGTTTCAATAGTAGCTAGAGAATACGGTGCTTTTGGAAGAAGTCTTACAAGACGATGTGCTGTGATTTTCCCTAAACAAAGATAATGTTTATTTTCTAAAGTTCTTTTAGATACTTTCCTGCTCATTCTAGAGATAAATAGAGATGTTGAAGAGGGACTGGTAAGTAAAATGTGAGAGGTTTTCTCTAGGTAGCGAAAAGCAAGGCGTAATTGGGGTAGACTTCTTGCAAACGGAACGATCTTCAGGATAGGAACAAAATGAGCACAATATTTTTTTGCCGTTTGTTGATTTAATCCTAGATATATGGTCATGAAAGTATCTTATTCTAGAAATGAATCTAAATATGCAGTTTAGATAGCGCAGGATTGTTTCGCATCTAGAAAACAGTTTTGATCTTCATAATAGTCGTAGTAGAGACTATAGTAATGTACCATCTAAGATGCTCGTTTTTAATGGTGCATGGATTGCATGATGAGCGGATTGACATTTTTCGATGTGGGAGCTAGGATGTCTTTTTCTAGATCTTAGCTTTTTCTCCAAGGGAAAAATGGCAGTAATTCTTAGGCTTTCTTGGGTTAAGTGCGGAGAGCTTCGCTTTATATTTAGTTTTTCGTTTGTAGATAGTTATTAATAGAGGTTCGGCAATGGCATCATTGTTGCATAAATTTTTAGAAAATGCTTCGGGGAAGAAAGGTCAGGATCTGGCTTCTACCGCATATTTAGCTGCATTAGACCATCTTTTGCATTCCTTTCCTTCCATTGGGAAGAGCATCATTGATGAACTAAAGAGTCAACGTTCTCGTTTAAAGATGATTGCTTCTGAAAATTATGCATCTATTTCGGTTCAGCTCGCTATGGGGAACCTGCTTACGGATAAATATTGTGAGGGGAGCCCATTTAAGCGATTTTATTCTTGTTGTGAGAATGTTGATGCTATTGAGTGGGAATGTGTTGAAACAGCTAAAGAACTTTTTGGTGCAGAAAGTGCTTTTGTACAACCACATTCCGGAGCAGATGCAAATTTGTTAGCAATAATGGCGATTATCACTCAGAAAATCCAAGCTCCTGCTGTTAAACGTTTAGGTTATAAAACGATCAATGATCTTACTGATAAGGAGTATGCTGAGTTAAAAGCTGAGATAGGTTCTCATGTATGCCTAGGTCCTTCATTGAACTCGGGAGGCCATTTAACGCATGGAACCGTACGTCTAAACGTGATGTCGAAATTAATGCGCTGCTTGCCTTATGAAGTTAATAAAAAGACAGAGCTTTTTGATTATGCTGAGATTGCACGTTTGGTGCGGATACATAAGCCTACAGTATTAATTGCTGGCTATTCTTCCTATTCTCGTAGGTTAAATTTTTCTACTCTAAAACAAATCGCTGATGATTGTGGAGCTGTTTTATGGGTGGATATGGCGCATTTTGCAGGTCTTGTTGCTGGCGGCGTTTTTGTTGAAGAAGAAAATCCTATTCCTTTTGCTGATATTGTAACCACGACAACTCATAAAACTTTGCGCGGGCCCCGTGGAGGTTTGGTTTTAGCCTCTAAGGAATATGATGGGGTAATTAATAGAGCTTGTCCGTTAATGATGGGAGGGCCTTTACCTCACGTTATTGCTGCGAAGGCTGTAGCATTAAAAGAAGCCCTTACTGTGGATTTTAAAAAGTATGCTCATCAGGTTGTGGACAATGCTAGAACTTTAGCAGAACATTTCCAAAAGCAGGGATTACGTTTACTTACAGGTGGTACAGATAATCATATGTTGATTATTGATCTGACTTCTCTAGGTATTTCCGGACGCATAGCTGAGGATATCTTAAGTTCCGTAGGTATTGCAGTAAATCGCAACACTATACCATCGGATGCTGTAGGCAAATGGGATACTTCAGGAATACGTTTGGGAACACCTGCTTTAACAACTCTTGGTATGAGCAGCGATGAAATGGAAGAAGTTGCGAATATTATTGTGAAAGTATTGCGAAATATTACTTTGAGACGTAATGCTGATGATAGTTTTAGTAAAAGTGAAGGAGAGCTTCCAGAAAACATTGCTCAAGAAGCAAGAGCACGAGTCGCAGACTTATTATCGCGGTTCCCGCTTTATCCTGAAATTGATCTGGAAACTTTAGTTTAGTTAGGAGATATGTTGTTCTATGCCTGATGGGGAAGTAGTTAATAAGTTACGAGATGTTATAGATAAAAAAATCTTAGATGCCCGTCGGGTATTCTTTTCAGAACCTGTAACAGATAAGAGCGCAGCAGATGCTATTAAAAAGCTTTGGTATTTAGAACTTACCAATCCTGGTCAGCCTATAGTATTCGTAATTAATAGTCCTGGAGGATCCGTAGATGCAGGGTTTGCAGTTTGGGATCAGATAAAAATGATGACCTCTCCAGTAACTACTGTAGTTACAGGATTAGCTGCTTCTATGGGGTCGGTATTAAGTTTATGCGCTGCTCCTGGTCGTCGTTTTGCAACTCCTCATTCGCGTATTATGATTCATCAGCCATCCATAGGAGGTCCAATTACAGGACAAGCTACGGATTTAGATATTCATGCCCGTGAGATCTTAAAAACGAAAAAACGCATCGTGGATGTGTATTTAGAAGCCACAGGGCAACCTCGAGAAGTCATTGAAAAAGCTATTGATAGGGACATGTGGATGACAGCAGATGAAGCCAAGGATTTTGGTTTATTAGATGGCATCCTTTTCTCGTTCAGCGATTTATAAGCCTTACTTATACTCTGGGGCAGGAAATCGCTTTATTCTTAGTGAGACCTGTCCTGAGATTGCGACAATCTCCGTTTTATGTAAGGAGGAACAAGTAGATGGATTTTTACTTATTCTTCCTTCGTCAGTTGCTGATGCTAAGCTAATTATTTTTAATGATGATGGTTCTCGACCTAAGATGTGTGGGAACGGTCTTCGTTGTGCTATAGCCCATCTTTCTTCAGTATTGAGAAAAGAAGAAATTTCTGTAGAAACCGATTCAGGAATCTATTTTGGAAAATTTTATTCTTGGGATCGTGTTGTTGTAGATATGACTCTTCCAGATTGGAAATATCATTGTCATAGTCTCTCGTATACTATTTCACAGATTCCTAAAAAAATTTTTAGTATAAACACGGGAGTTCCTCATCTTGTCGTTTTTGTCGATAATGTATCTTGTGTTCCTATAGATCTTTGGGGAAGTTTTCTACGTTACCATGAGGATTTTTTGCCTCAAGGGACTAATGTAAATTTCGTTGAAGGAATAAATTCTAAAGAGTTTCGAATACGTACTTATGAACGTGGATTAGAAAGAGAATGTTTGGCTTGTGGAACCGGAGTTACAGCAGCAGCTCTTGTTGCATCTAGGCGCTACAATTTATCAAATACTCAAATGCGTATTCGGACATGGAGTGATATTTTAATTAAAATTTTTTTAGATGGCGATCGAGTGTATCTTGAAGGTCCTGTAAATAAAGAAGTCTTTCATTAGAGTTTTCAAATTTTTATATTGAATCTGAATAGAAAAGGCTTCAAAAATAGTTGAGAGGAGGAATATCTATCTGTGATTCTATATTGTGAATTTATTTCTTAAGGATAGATCTCTTGCCCTCTAACTCCAATTCTTCTATAATCTTGATTTATGACTACGTATCCTGTACCACAAAATCCTCTTTTATTACGTGCCCTGCGTCTTATGGATGCCTTCTCTAAGTCTGACGATGAGAGAGATTTTTATTTAGATCGTGTTGAGGGGTTTATCCTCTATATTGATTTAGATAAAGATCAAGAAGACTTGGATAAGATCTATGAAGAATTAGAGGTAAACGCGGAACGTTATTGTCTAATTCCTAAGTTAACGTTCTATGAAGTTAAGAAAATCATGGAGACGTTTATCAATGAAAAAATTTATGATATTGATACGAAAGAAAAGTTTCTTGAAATTTTACAATCTAAAAATGCTCGGGAACAGTTTTTAGAATTTATTTACGATCATGAATCTGAATTAGAGAAATGGCAACAATTTTATGTAGAACGTTCTCGTATACGTATTATTGAGTGGTTGCGTAATAATAAGTTTCATTTTGTCTTTGAGGAAGATCTAGACTTTACGAAGCATATTTTAGAACAATTTAAAATTCATCTTTTCGATACCAAAGTATCAAAAGAGTTATCACAAGCACGTCAGTTGCTCGTGAATAAGGCTAAAGTTTATTATTCTAACGAAGCACTAAATCCTCGTCCTAAACGAGGACGCCCTCCGAAGCAATCAGCAAAAGTAGAATCTGAGACTACGATATCCAGTGATATTTATACTAAGGTACCCGCAGTTGCTCGACGTTTTCTTTTCCTTCCAGAAATTACTTCAGCATCTTCAATCACATTTTCTGAGAAATTTGATACTGAAGAAGAGTTCCTTGCGCATTTGCGTGGATCAGGCCGTGTTGAAGATCAATTAAACCTTGCTAATCTTTCAGAAAGATTCGCTTCGTTGAAAGAGCTGTCTGCAAAATTAGGTTATGATTCACTGTCTACGGGAGATTTCTTTGGAGATGATGACGATAGTGATGATGATGAGAAGCCTGCGCCTAAGAGTAAGGCTCCTGCTAAACGTGGCCGTAAGAAGTCCTCATAGACTTCAGATCTTTCGTAATATCCAAATAGTCGCTGCCCCAAAGGCAAGTTTTCTTTTTTTGTTTATTTGGAATTTGGCATTTTTGAAGATTTGCTCTAGGTAATCGTCACTAGGAAGATTCTTAATGCTTTCAGCTAAGTATTGATAAGCTTGTTTATTTTTAGAACATAATCTTCCTAGCCAGGGAACCAAAGATTTTAAATATAACCGATGTGCTAGATACAGGGGATGATTATTAGAAGGTGAGGTGAGTTCTAAAATTCCTAGGGATCCGTCTTGTTTTAAAATACGATAGATTTCATGAAGAGCATTTTTAGAATCAGGAAGGTTTCGTAATCCATAGGCCATTGCTGCTAACGGCTGTGATTCTTGATTGATAGGCAATTGGATAATATCTCCTTCTATAAAGGTGAAAGGAGCGTTAGGGTAACGTTGTTTTGCTTTCAAGAGCATATTCGACGAGAAATCTACTAGTGTTGCTTTTGATCCTGGATAATCCCGAATATATCTATAGGCAACTTTCCCCGTACCTGAACAAAGATCTAAAATACGTTCTGACTTTCCTAACATTTTTGAAAACTTACGATTCCATAAATGATGCATTCCTAAAGATAGGATAGAATTGATCCTATCATATTTAGGTGCCAAAGAATCAAACATCTCCTGAAGATTAGGCTTGTTGATAGATGGTTGCATGATATTCTCGGAATCTTTCTAAGCCTTCATAGTCTTCTTCTCTTAGACGATAACGACAGAGAGAGTAATACTCTTTAATAAGAGTTTTTGGCAACTGGGTGCGTTCTATAGCTTTTGCTATAGCTGTTTCTGGGTGAGATTCAAAATAGCTCAATGAGCTTTCTAATGCTGCTTGTATAACATCCCTTCCCTGAGGATTATTGGACAGGACAACAGCAAAAACAAAAGGTAACTGGGTAAGTTCATACCACCCTTGAGCAAGATCATAAGTTGCAAATCCTGCGATGTAAGGATGGTGTAGAGCTTTATCGCCAATTAATAATAAGCCATCATATTCTTCAGCTTTCTCGATCACTTCCTCGGAAGAGAGCTGAATAATCTCTGGGAG
This portion of the Chlamydia crocodili genome encodes:
- a CDS encoding uroporphyrinogen-III synthase, giving the protein MTIYLGLNQQTAKKYCAHFVPILKIVPFARSLPQLRLAFRYLEKTSHILLTSPSSTSLFISRMSRKVSKRTLENKHYLCLGKITAHRLVRLLPKAPYSLATIETGEGVLPMISSLPEDARILYPHSALSRSVIKDFLKKESRYFFAYPHYRIQELRLKSKIFDQCNRVILTSPSGVRAYAKLFPILPNRIHLCQGPITLKEFQKIYSHPGELLQEESSVES
- a CDS encoding glycine hydroxymethyltransferase gives rise to the protein MASLLHKFLENASGKKGQDLASTAYLAALDHLLHSFPSIGKSIIDELKSQRSRLKMIASENYASISVQLAMGNLLTDKYCEGSPFKRFYSCCENVDAIEWECVETAKELFGAESAFVQPHSGADANLLAIMAIITQKIQAPAVKRLGYKTINDLTDKEYAELKAEIGSHVCLGPSLNSGGHLTHGTVRLNVMSKLMRCLPYEVNKKTELFDYAEIARLVRIHKPTVLIAGYSSYSRRLNFSTLKQIADDCGAVLWVDMAHFAGLVAGGVFVEEENPIPFADIVTTTTHKTLRGPRGGLVLASKEYDGVINRACPLMMGGPLPHVIAAKAVALKEALTVDFKKYAHQVVDNARTLAEHFQKQGLRLLTGGTDNHMLIIDLTSLGISGRIAEDILSSVGIAVNRNTIPSDAVGKWDTSGIRLGTPALTTLGMSSDEMEEVANIIVKVLRNITLRRNADDSFSKSEGELPENIAQEARARVADLLSRFPLYPEIDLETLV
- a CDS encoding ATP-dependent Clp protease proteolytic subunit, giving the protein MPDGEVVNKLRDVIDKKILDARRVFFSEPVTDKSAADAIKKLWYLELTNPGQPIVFVINSPGGSVDAGFAVWDQIKMMTSPVTTVVTGLAASMGSVLSLCAAPGRRFATPHSRIMIHQPSIGGPITGQATDLDIHAREILKTKKRIVDVYLEATGQPREVIEKAIDRDMWMTADEAKDFGLLDGILFSFSDL
- the dapF gene encoding bifunctional diaminopimelate epimerase/glutamate racemase; its protein translation is MASFSRSAIYKPYLYSGAGNRFILSETCPEIATISVLCKEEQVDGFLLILPSSVADAKLIIFNDDGSRPKMCGNGLRCAIAHLSSVLRKEEISVETDSGIYFGKFYSWDRVVVDMTLPDWKYHCHSLSYTISQIPKKIFSINTGVPHLVVFVDNVSCVPIDLWGSFLRYHEDFLPQGTNVNFVEGINSKEFRIRTYERGLERECLACGTGVTAAALVASRRYNLSNTQMRIRTWSDILIKIFLDGDRVYLEGPVNKEVFH
- a CDS encoding UPF0158 family protein yields the protein MTTYPVPQNPLLLRALRLMDAFSKSDDERDFYLDRVEGFILYIDLDKDQEDLDKIYEELEVNAERYCLIPKLTFYEVKKIMETFINEKIYDIDTKEKFLEILQSKNAREQFLEFIYDHESELEKWQQFYVERSRIRIIEWLRNNKFHFVFEEDLDFTKHILEQFKIHLFDTKVSKELSQARQLLVNKAKVYYSNEALNPRPKRGRPPKQSAKVESETTISSDIYTKVPAVARRFLFLPEITSASSITFSEKFDTEEEFLAHLRGSGRVEDQLNLANLSERFASLKELSAKLGYDSLSTGDFFGDDDDSDDDEKPAPKSKAPAKRGRKKSS
- the ubiE gene encoding bifunctional demethylmenaquinone methyltransferase/2-methoxy-6-polyprenyl-1,4-benzoquinol methylase UbiE — encoded protein: MQPSINKPNLQEMFDSLAPKYDRINSILSLGMHHLWNRKFSKMLGKSERILDLCSGTGKVAYRYIRDYPGSKATLVDFSSNMLLKAKQRYPNAPFTFIEGDIIQLPINQESQPLAAMAYGLRNLPDSKNALHEIYRILKQDGSLGILELTSPSNNHPLYLAHRLYLKSLVPWLGRLCSKNKQAYQYLAESIKNLPSDDYLEQIFKNAKFQINKKRKLAFGAATIWILRKI
- a CDS encoding menaquinone biosynthesis protein; translated protein: MSDKLERRITLGCVSYINAFPFSLELAKHEDILLHTAPPADLLGKLLDGSLQFALTSAVGLLTHPLGKLPGFGIAAYKKILSVNLYAASTFFTSEKLRIAATKESRSSVMLLNVLCRHLWNTPLPEIIQLSSEEVIEKAEEYDGLLLIGDKALHHPYIAGFATYDLAQGWYELTQLPFVFAVVLSNNPQGRDVIQAALESSLSYFESHPETAIAKAIERTQLPKTLIKEYYSLCRYRLREEDYEGLERFREYHATIYQQA